The sequence TAGCAAATCCTAGGGACGAAATAGTTGTGAGGAGTAAAGATAAAGAAGAGGACTTAGTTAGTCGTAACATCCTTCATACTCAGCAGGAGTTATCTACAGTCCTTACAAAATCAGTTAAAGAAGAAGATAGAGTTCTGTCTCCAGAAAAAACAAAGGACAGTTTTAATGAAAAGGGAATTGCAGCAGAAGCTTCTATGAGGGAGGAATATGCAGACTTCAAACCATTTGAGCGAGTATGGGAAGTAAAAGATACTTACAAGCAAGATAGTGATGTTTTGGCTGCTGGAGGTAATATAGAGAGCAAATGGGAAGATAAAGTGGAGAAGAAACGTTTTTCAGATAGCCTTGAACCAACAAGTCATGAAAAAGATAGTGAAAGCAGTAATGATGACACTTCATTTCCCAGTACACCAGAAGCTATAAAAGGTGGTTCAGGAGCATACATCACGTGTGCTCCCTTTAACCCAACAACAACTGAGAAtgtttcaacaaacattttcccCTTGTTGGAAGATCATACTTCGGAAAATAAGACAGATGAgaaaaagatagaagaaaaaaaggCACAAATTGTAACAGAGAAGAATGCAAGCGCCAAAACATCAAACCCTTTCCTTATGGCAGCACAGGATTCGAAGACAGATTACGTTACAACAGATCATGTGTCAAAGGTGACCGAGGAAGTAGTGGCAAACATGCCTGAAGGTCTAACCCCAGATTTGGTTCAGGAAGCATGTGAAAGTGAATTGAATGAAGCTACTGGTACAAAAATTGCCTTTGAAACAAAAATGGACCTGGTTCAAACTTCAGAAGCTGTGCAGGAGTCACTTTACCCTGCAACACAGCTTtgcccatcttttgaagaatctgAAGCTACTCCTTCACCGGTTTTGCCTGACATTGTCATGGAAGCACCATTAAATTCTGTAGTTCCTAGTGCTGGTGCTTCTGCAGCGCAGCTCAGTTCATCCCCATTAGAAACTCCTCCTTCAGTTAATTATGAAAGCATAAAGTTTGAGCCTGAAAATCCCCCACCATATGAGGAGGCCATGAATGTCTCACtaaaaaaagaatcaggaatgaaggaagaaatCACAGAGCCTGAAAGTATCAGTGTAGCTGTTCAGGAAACAGAAGCTCCTTATATATCTATTGCATGTGatttaattaaagaaacaaagatcTCTACTGAACCAACTCCAGATTTCTCTAGTTATTCAGAAATAGCAGAAGTGGCACAGCCAGTGCCCGAGCATTCTGAGCTAGTTGAAGATTCCTCCCCCGATTCTGAACCAGTTGACTTATTTAGTGATGATTCAATACCCGAAGTTCCACAAAAGCAAGATGAAGCTGTAATACTTGTGAAAGAAAATCTCATTGAAATTTCATCTGAGTCAATGACAGGACATGAAAATAAGGGAAAAGTCAGTGCTTCACCACCACCTGAGGGAGGAAAACCATACTTGGAGTCTTTTCAGCCCAGTTCAGGCGTCACAAAAGATACCTTAGCATCTGGTGAAGTTTCAGCATTGACCCAAAAGGAGAAAATCCCTTTGCAGATGGAGGAGCTCAGTACTGCAGTTTATTCAAGTGATAGCTTATTTATTGCTCAGGAAGCAAACCTAAGAGAAAGTGAAACATTTTCAGATTCATCTCCAATTGAGATTATAGATGAGTTCCCTACTTTTGTCAGTTCTAAAGCAGATTCTTCTCCTACATTAGCCAGGGAATACACTGACCTAGAAGTATCCCACAAAAGTGAAATTGCTGACATCCAGGATGGAGCTGGGTCATTGGCTTGTGCAGGATTGCCCCATGACCTTTCTTTCAAGAGTATACAACCTAAAGAGGAAGAAGTTCATGTCCCAGAGGAGTTCTCCAAAGATAGGGGTGATGTTTCAGAGGTGCCCGTACTGCCTCCAGATGTTTCTGCTTTGGATGCTCAAGCAGAGGTAGGCAGCATAGAAAAACCCAAAGTTCTTGTGAAAGAAGCTGAGAAAAAACTTCCTTCTGATACTCGAAAAGAGCGAAGATCACCATCTGCTATATTTTCAACAGAGCTGAGTAAAACTTCAGGTAATCAATCCATACATTATTTTGTGCTTTCTTGCCAGCTTGTGACTTACGGAACATTCTACTACGTTTTGTGTAGTATGTTATGTTTATAGGGTCTAAATAGATCACATCAGTAAGAATTCTTTTTACTGGCCCAGTTAAAggttttagtgcttttttttttaccccccttGCACTCATAATTCACTCTTGCTCTTAACTTGCCAATAATTATTTGTTGGTAATATTTATATTACACCACACAGTTCTGTGGAACAGAATTTTATTAGAATTGACTTCaacatctatttctttcttctcttttgttttattgtttcctAATAGCATAAAGAGCAAGAGGTattaaaaatgaagtattttcagatatatttacttttgttttcccagcaatatcttcattttaaaatcttaaggAAAGAACCATTTCTGTTACTTATCTCTACTACTACAATATAATGCAGTAATTCCAGTGATAGGTGTAAAGTTAAGCATATTGAGTATTAGACATTTTGTTGAAGTGCACATTGAGGTATGCTATTATTA is a genomic window of Muntiacus reevesi chromosome 3, mMunRee1.1, whole genome shotgun sequence containing:
- the RTN4 gene encoding reticulon-4 isoform X1, translated to MEDMDQSPLVSSSSDSPPRPQPAFKYQFVKEPEEEEEEEEEEEDEDEDEDLEELEVLERKPAAALSAAPVATATPASAPLLDFGNDFVPPAPRGPLPAAPLAAPERQPSWDPSPVSSAVPAPSPPSITADSPSKLSEDEEPPARPPPPPPTDVSPQAEPAWTPAAPAPAAPPSTPAAPKRRGSSGSVDETLFALPAASEPVIHSSAEKIMDLKEQPGNTVSAGQEDFPSVLLETAASLPSLSPLSAAAFKEREYLGDLPAVLPTEGTLPEISNETCKAFSEKAKNPFVERNITEFSELEYSEMESFSGSQKTEPAITVANPRDEIVVRSKDKEEDLVSRNILHTQQELSTVLTKSVKEEDRVLSPEKTKDSFNEKGIAAEASMREEYADFKPFERVWEVKDTYKQDSDVLAAGGNIESKWEDKVEKKRFSDSLEPTSHEKDSESSNDDTSFPSTPEAIKGGSGAYITCAPFNPTTTENVSTNIFPLLEDHTSENKTDEKKIEEKKAQIVTEKNASAKTSNPFLMAAQDSKTDYVTTDHVSKVTEEVVANMPEGLTPDLVQEACESELNEATGTKIAFETKMDLVQTSEAVQESLYPATQLCPSFEESEATPSPVLPDIVMEAPLNSVVPSAGASAAQLSSSPLETPPSVNYESIKFEPENPPPYEEAMNVSLKKESGMKEEITEPESISVAVQETEAPYISIACDLIKETKISTEPTPDFSSYSEIAEVAQPVPEHSELVEDSSPDSEPVDLFSDDSIPEVPQKQDEAVILVKENLIEISSESMTGHENKGKVSASPPPEGGKPYLESFQPSSGVTKDTLASGEVSALTQKEKIPLQMEELSTAVYSSDSLFIAQEANLRESETFSDSSPIEIIDEFPTFVSSKADSSPTLAREYTDLEVSHKSEIADIQDGAGSLACAGLPHDLSFKSIQPKEEEVHVPEEFSKDRGDVSEVPVLPPDVSALDAQAEVGSIEKPKVLVKEAEKKLPSDTRKERRSPSAIFSTELSKTSVVDLLYWRDIKKTGVVFGASLFLLLSLTVFSIVSVTAYIALALLSVTISFRIYKGVIQAIQKSDEGHPFRAYLESEVAISEELVQKYSNSALGHVNCTIKELRRLFLVDDLVDSLKFAVLMWVFTYVGALFNGLTLLILALISLFSVPVIYERHQAQIDHYLGLANKNVKDAMAKIQAKIPGLKRKAE
- the RTN4 gene encoding reticulon-4 isoform X2, which codes for MEDMDQSPLVSSSSDSPPRPQPAFKYQFVKEPEEEEEEEEEEEDEDEDEDLEELEVLERKPAAALSAAPVATATPASAPLLDFGNDFVPPAPRGPLPAAPLAAPERQPSWDPSPVSSAVPAPSPPSITADSPSKLSEDEEPPARPPPPPPTDVSPQAEPAWTPAAPAPAAPPSTPAAPKRRGSSGSVDETLFALPAASEPVIHSSAAAAFKEREYLGDLPAVLPTEGTLPEISNETCKAFSEKAKNPFVERNITEFSELEYSEMESFSGSQKTEPAITVANPRDEIVVRSKDKEEDLVSRNILHTQQELSTVLTKSVKEEDRVLSPEKTKDSFNEKGIAAEASMREEYADFKPFERVWEVKDTYKQDSDVLAAGGNIESKWEDKVEKKRFSDSLEPTSHEKDSESSNDDTSFPSTPEAIKGGSGAYITCAPFNPTTTENVSTNIFPLLEDHTSENKTDEKKIEEKKAQIVTEKNASAKTSNPFLMAAQDSKTDYVTTDHVSKVTEEVVANMPEGLTPDLVQEACESELNEATGTKIAFETKMDLVQTSEAVQESLYPATQLCPSFEESEATPSPVLPDIVMEAPLNSVVPSAGASAAQLSSSPLETPPSVNYESIKFEPENPPPYEEAMNVSLKKESGMKEEITEPESISVAVQETEAPYISIACDLIKETKISTEPTPDFSSYSEIAEVAQPVPEHSELVEDSSPDSEPVDLFSDDSIPEVPQKQDEAVILVKENLIEISSESMTGHENKGKVSASPPPEGGKPYLESFQPSSGVTKDTLASGEVSALTQKEKIPLQMEELSTAVYSSDSLFIAQEANLRESETFSDSSPIEIIDEFPTFVSSKADSSPTLAREYTDLEVSHKSEIADIQDGAGSLACAGLPHDLSFKSIQPKEEEVHVPEEFSKDRGDVSEVPVLPPDVSALDAQAEVGSIEKPKVLVKEAEKKLPSDTRKERRSPSAIFSTELSKTSVVDLLYWRDIKKTGVVFGASLFLLLSLTVFSIVSVTAYIALALLSVTISFRIYKGVIQAIQKSDEGHPFRAYLESEVAISEELVQKYSNSALGHVNCTIKELRRLFLVDDLVDSLKFAVLMWVFTYVGALFNGLTLLILALISLFSVPVIYERHQAQIDHYLGLANKNVKDAMAKIQAKIPGLKRKAE